Proteins from one Triticum aestivum cultivar Chinese Spring chromosome 7A, IWGSC CS RefSeq v2.1, whole genome shotgun sequence genomic window:
- the LOC123152159 gene encoding MADS-box transcription factor 25-like: MGRGKIAIERIDNTMNRQVTFSKRRGGLMKKARELAILCDADLALIVFSSTGRLYDFASSSGMEAILERYQEAKEEHRGVLNPTSEAKLWQREVTTLRQQVQNLQHNNRQLLGEELSGTTVRDIQFLVNQVEMSLHSVRKRKEQIMAAEIHELNQKGFLIQKENIELGKKLSIAHEHNIELQKKLSRAMESSEQQASGSSSKAAAGLLLSTRVREPNIDLELRQHEHEDE; encoded by the exons atggGGAGGGGAAAGATTGCGATTGAGAGGATCGACAACACAATGAACCGGCAGGTGACCTTCTCCAAGCGCCGCGGAGGGCTGATGAAGAAGGCCCGGGAGCTTGCCATCCTCTGTGACGCCGATCTCGCGCTCATCGTCTTCTCCAGCACGGGTCGCCTCTATGACTTCGCGAGCTCCAG CGGAATGGAGGCAATACTAGAGCGGTACCAGGAGGCGAAAGAGGAACACCGCGGGGTGTTGAACCCAACATCTGAGGCAAAG CTATGGCAGAGGGAGGTTACAACCTTGAGGCAGCAAGTGCAGAACTTACAACATAATAATAG GCAACTGTTGGGAGAGGAGCTATCAGGTACCACTGTTCGAGATATCCAGTTTCTGGTGAACCAAGTTGAGATGAGTTTGCATTCCGTAAGAAAGAGGAAG GAGCAAATTATGGCTGCGGAGATCCACGAACTCAACCAAAAG GGATTTCTTATTCAGAAGGAAAATATAGAGCTTGGCAAGAAGTTGAGCATTGCTCATGAGCACAACATAGAGCTGCAGAAGAAG CTTTCTAGGGCCATGGAATCGAGTGAGCAGCAAGCCAGCGGAAGCAGCTCAAAAGCTGCTGCTGGGTTATTGTTGTCGACTAGAGTACGTGAACCAAATATCGACCTTGAGTTGCGCCAGCACGAGCATGAGGATGAATAA